One stretch of Zhihengliuella flava DNA includes these proteins:
- a CDS encoding ABC transporter permease, protein MTFPSPQALGTGRGRASLRFLRALGRNSKAVAGLSILAVFVLLALLAPIIFPEDPSRIGSGGASAPSGEHWLGTTAKGQDVLALTVWGSRSSLFVGFIAGTLATVVGIIIGLACAYFGKAVDDVLSLLTNVFLLLPGLPLLVILAAFMPPGLGTVIIVLVITGWAGSARVLRSQALSIRGKDYISAALVSGERPLRIMLREILPNMASIVMTTLLGSVIGAIGAQAGLEFLGLGDANTISWGTNLFWASTDGALMLGQWWIFAPSGLAIALVAYALAMCNYAVDEITNPRLRKPRRAASATAPTAVTEGATS, encoded by the coding sequence ATGACTTTCCCCTCACCCCAGGCCCTCGGCACCGGTCGAGGCCGCGCCTCGCTCCGCTTCCTCCGCGCGCTGGGCCGCAACAGCAAGGCCGTCGCCGGGCTGAGCATCCTGGCCGTCTTCGTCCTCCTCGCCCTCCTGGCCCCGATCATCTTCCCGGAGGACCCATCGCGCATCGGCTCCGGCGGCGCCTCGGCCCCCAGCGGCGAACACTGGCTCGGCACCACGGCCAAGGGGCAGGACGTCCTCGCCCTCACCGTGTGGGGCTCGCGCTCCTCGCTGTTCGTCGGCTTCATCGCCGGAACCCTCGCCACCGTCGTCGGCATCATCATCGGACTCGCCTGCGCGTACTTCGGCAAAGCGGTCGACGACGTCCTCTCCCTCCTGACGAACGTCTTCCTGCTGCTGCCGGGACTCCCCCTGCTCGTCATCCTCGCGGCATTCATGCCGCCCGGGCTGGGCACCGTCATCATCGTCCTCGTCATCACCGGTTGGGCCGGCAGCGCCCGCGTGCTGCGCTCACAGGCGTTGTCGATTCGCGGCAAGGATTACATCAGCGCCGCACTGGTGTCGGGTGAGCGCCCGCTGCGCATCATGCTGCGGGAGATCCTGCCCAACATGGCCTCCATCGTCATGACCACCCTGCTCGGCAGCGTGATCGGTGCGATCGGCGCCCAGGCCGGCCTGGAGTTCCTCGGGCTGGGCGACGCGAACACGATCTCCTGGGGCACCAACCTGTTCTGGGCCTCCACGGATGGTGCGCTCATGCTCGGCCAGTGGTGGATCTTCGCCCCCTCGGGCCTCGCCATCGCCCTCGTCGCCTACGCGCTGGCCATGTGCAACTACGCCGTCGACGAGATCACCAACCCACGCCTGCGCAAGCCGCGCCGGGCCGCCAGCGCCACCGCCCCGACCGCCGTCACCGAAGGAGCCACGTCATGA